In Fusarium oxysporum Fo47 chromosome XII, complete sequence, one DNA window encodes the following:
- a CDS encoding beta-lactamase/transpeptidase-like protein produces the protein MGGAKMNDPFTPEFAEFAAGTMEEWKLPGMSIAVVDGDDVFSQSFGYATLPDITATPETLWYGGSTTKAFVTAALAHLIESKAYPALSDGWQTKVSRIIREDFVTQDDWATNNITLEDLASHRSGLSNNDAGIRLHEDGRKWTIRDIARNLRNFPLESQPRTNFSYNNEAYATLSLVIETVTGKWLRDVLRETIWEPLGMNSTYLDLKEAKDAPEHLSTGYYWDPAEKCHKSIEQLPTDILSGAGAIISNVLDYTKWIKCLLRQEAPLSKLVHKDIRRPRIVENPDPAHGTDISLYGLSWWRTSIDGHVVYWHSGSTTAHGALIYWLPEEDYGVVVLANHPSPVREIIVRQLVNDRLKVPLERRYDIAQDARDADRRRKQEADNAVSTLFPNAPSSPRQPSVDVEKLAGKYYHPGYGVFEFTAASTTGNLRIKDLVADRIDVLWRSRIVLCHVSGDFWVLYSSLLDTPGIPEMFLAAEFKFGVNLEK, from the exons CGTATTCTCTCAA TCCTTCGGCTACGCGACGTTGCCAGACATCACCGCTACCCCAGAAACTCTTTGGTATGGAGGATCTACAACTAAAGCATTTGTCACCGCAGCTTTGGCCCATCTGATCGAAAGCAAAGCATACCCTGCCCTGTCCGATGGCTGGCAGACTAAAGTTTCGAGAATCATTCGCGAGGACTTTGTCACTCAAGATGACTGGGCAACGAACAATATCACGCTTGAGGACCTGGCAAGTCATCGCTCAGgcctcagcaacaacgaTGCAGGTATTCGCCTGCATGAGGACGGAAGAAAATGGACGATCAGAGATATTGCACGCAACCTTCGTAACTTTCCTCTGGAATCTCAACCACGAACAAACTTCTCTTACAACAATGAGGCTTATGCTACCCTCTCTCTTGTAATCGAAACAGTCACTGGTAAATGGCTGCGGGACGTGTTGAGAGAAACTATTTGGGAGCCTCTTGGTATGAACTCCACCTACCTTGACCTGAAGGAAGCCAAAGACGCGCCTGAGCACTTGTCAACAGGCTACTATTGGGATCCGGCAGAGAAGTGTCACAAGTCCATTGAACAACTACCTACAGATATTCTCAGTGGCGCAGGGGCTATAATTTCCAACGTCCTTGACTACACCAAGTGGATCAAATGCCTGCTTCGTCAAGAGGCTCCGTTGTCGAAACTGGTGCACAAGGATATACGCAGACCTCGCATTGTTGAAAACCCAGACCCTGCACATGGAACAGACATTTCTCTTTATGGCCTCTCTTGGTGGAGGACTTCAATCGATGGGCATGTTGTCTACTGGCACTCTGGATCGACAACAGCACATGGTGCCTTGATCTACTGGCTGCCAGAAGAAGACTATGGAGTTGTTGTCCTTGCGAATCACCCTTCTCCAGTAAGAGAGATTATTGTGAGACAGCTTGTCAACGACAGACTCAAAGTCCCGTTGGAAAGGCGTTACGACATCGCCCAAGA TGCTCGAGATGCGGATCGACGGAGAAAGCAGGAGGCTGATAATGCAGTATCGACTCTTTTCCCAAATgcaccatcttcacctcGACAGCCCTcagttgatgttgagaaactTGCAGGCAAATACTATCATCCAGGTTACGGCGTCTTCGAGTTCACTGCTGCTTCAACCACAGGGAATTTAAGGATAAAGGATCTTGTTGCTGACCGTATAGATGTGCTCTGGAGAAGTCGCATAGTCCTCTGCCATGTTTCAGGGGACTTTTGGGTATTATATAGTTCGCTTCTGGATACTCCAGGGATACCTGAAATGTTTCTTGCCGCGGAGTTTAAGTTTGGGGTTAACCTTGAG AAATAG
- a CDS encoding Endonuclease/exonuclease/phosphatase codes for MSIRTMSSRLLAAALALGGLSMGQTTGNFNFLTYNVAGLPAIINNNEVPGDKATNANLIGTVLATQKYDIVHMQEDFNYHAYIYATDNHPYRTPTSGGVPFGDGLNTVANYDWTGLVRKKWNKCNLNSGDCLTPKGFSFMRMKIQGIEVDLYNLHADAGSDQGDVDARSAGIDQILAYINANSQGRAVIVAGDTNDRWTNAGRSINKLTAAGFSDSWVQLIQGGKFPTAGATANPCKVPAADNTCEIVDKVFYRSGSSVKLTAKSFNYVPKVFVQPDGNILSDHNPVLVEFSWST; via the exons ATGTCAATCCGCACCATGTCCAGTCGGCTCCTTGCCGCCGCCCTCGCTCTTGGTGGTCTCTCCATGGGACAGACCACTGGAAACTTCAACTTCCTTACCTACAACGTCGCTGGACTTCCTgctatcatcaacaacaacgaaGTTCCTGGTGACAAGGCAACCAACGCCAACCTCATTGGAACCGTTCTTGCCACCCAGAAGTATGATATTGTTCATATGCAAGAGGACTTCAACTATCATGCTTACATCTATGCGACTGACAACCATCCTTACCGTACTCCTACCTCTGGAGGCGTTCCCTTTGGTGATGGCCTCAACACTGTCGCCAACTATGACTGGACTGGTCTTGTTCGCAAGAAGTGGAACAAGTGCAACCTGAACTCTGGCGATTGTTTGACCCCCAAGggcttcagcttcatgcGCATGAAGATTCAGGGCATTGAGGTTGATCTCTACAACCTTCATGCTGATGCTGG CTCCGACCAAGGTGATGTCGATGCGCGTTCTGCAGGTATCGATCAGATCCTGGCCTACATCAATGCGAACTCCCAGGGCAGGGCCGTCATTGTGGCTGGTGATACCAATGACAGATGGACCAACGCAGGTCGAAGCATCAACAAACTGACTGCTGCCGGCTTCAGCGACTCTTGGGTCCAGCTCATTCAGGGAGGCAAGTTTCCCACGGCTGGAGCAACTGCAAACCCATGCAAGGTCCCTGCCGCTGACAACACATGTGAGATTGTTGATAAGGTTTT CTATCGCTCTGGTAGCTCTGTGAAACTTACTGCAAAGAGTTTTAACTATGTTCCTAAAGTTTTTGTTCAGCCTGATGGGAATATTCTCTCAGATCACAATCCTGTGCTTGTTGAGTTTTCTTGGTCTACATAG